A genomic window from Sparus aurata chromosome 4, fSpaAur1.1, whole genome shotgun sequence includes:
- the LOC115580390 gene encoding mucin-5AC-like: MNMREVKLGIRVILPVSQAGVLIEKTPTYIKIKAKLGLFAIWNEEDSFLVELDQKYKNQTCGLCGDFNGVQLHNEFYSHGMKISPMDFANFWKMDGPTESCSDYTLESTQSCDNLKPLCEQILTGPAFNSCHSLLDVASFTSACVADLCHCGNGIDKHADPFCLCNTVSEFSRQCVHAGGKPNNWRTEELCWKSCPDKMEYKECGSPCADTCSNPEASHTCDNHCIDGCFCPTGTVLDDLKGSGCVPLSQCSCSYNNQIYGPGESYSSNCKKCMCESGEWTCTEENCPGTCSVEGGAHVNTFDGKVYTFHGDCSYVLAKDCSGAGFMVHGELVQCGLTESETCLKSVTLGLSGGANVITVQPNGKVFVNGIYAQLPFSAAGISAFRASSFFLLVQTSVGLLLEVQLKPVMQLYVTVTADYLGKTCGLCGNFNNNQADDFLKLSGVPDATAAGFVNSWKTQAGCPNINSNFEDPCSLSLDNEKYAQHWCSMLSDPQGVFAPCHSEISPDSYKENCIYDSCNCEKSEDCMCAAVSSYVHACAAVGIQLSGWRTTICGKYASSCPSSMLYSYNITSSSRTCRCIGTTDLSCHFTFPPIDGCICAEGTYLDESGKCVLPETCPCYDKGSVVPPGQVVNKEGVMCTCKEGKLRCIGEFVVQPLILCLFSTACAPPMVYFNCSANGPAAKGTECEKSCNTLDMACMTTGCVSGCLCPSGMVSDGNGGCIKPEACSCDHNGISYQPGETTKVDCNTCTCKDRQWQCTNNQCDGTCSVYGDGHYMTFDQKRFNFDGNCEYILTQDYCGSAQTNGSFRVITENVPCGTTGTTCSKTIKIFLGSAELILSEGSYQLLSSGDEETVPFRYSTMGIYLVIEANNGLIFMWDRRTSLSIKLSQKYKGHVCGLCGNYDGNSNNDFTTRCHAVVVNPLVFGNSWKDSPSCPDAQGNTSPCTANPYRQSWAQKQCSIIQSDVFSACHSVVDPSPYYDACVFDSCACDSGGDCECFCTAVAAYADSCNQAGICIRWRTPKICPLFCDYYNPPGECEWHYMPCGSPCMKTCRNPSGNCSTQIPPLEGCYPKCPPAQPYFDEDTMKCVVKEQCGCYDQEGRHYNSGDTVPTTKNCFTCTCSSSTIQCHYDDQDCNCTYRGNEYPPGYTIYNTTDGHGNCITAVCGKNGTIDKRSYPCPVPTPTTHMPTATSPTTTFVFTTTKVPCNACQWSPWYDTSFPTLGTPGGDNETFANIREAGHNICDNPSQIQCRAEKFPNVTIEDVGQVVQCNLAKGLTCRNEDQSGPLALCFNYQPSTTTTPSTTTETTPTTQPNTTTAPSTTTETTATTQPPTTSPCPGGHTMTCGWTEWINLGKPTLGPDGGEDESINKIISAGYHVCSTPVQVQCRAVLYPGLSITQVGQSVICNKDVGLICNNSRQELQQECFDYEIKFECCGCPTPSSPSPTTTSTTTATTTTTPPATTTTPSTTTETTPTTQPTTTATPSTTTETTPTTQPTTTPSTTTETTPTTQPNTTTAPSTTTETTATTQPPTTSPCPGGHTMTCGWTEWINLGKPTLGPDGGEDESINKIISAGYHVCSTPVQVQCRAVLYPGLSIAQVGQSVICNKDVGLLCNNSRQELQQECFDYEIKFECCGCPTPSSPSPTTTSTTTATTTTTPPATTTTPSTTTETTPTTQPTTTATPSTTTETTPTTQPTTTTTPSTTTETTPTTQPNTTTAPSTTTETTATTQPPTTSPCPGGHTMTCGWTEWINLGKPTLGPDGGEDESINKIISAGYHVCSTPVQVQCRAVLYPGLSITQVGQSVICNKDVGLICNNSRQELQQECFDYEIKFECCGCPTPSSPSPTTTSTTTATTTTTTPATTTTPSTTTETTPTTQPTTTATPSTTTETTPTTQPTTTTTPSTATETTPTTQPNTTTAPSTTTETTATTQPPTTSPCPGGHTMTCGWTEWINLGKPTLGPDGGEDESINKIISAGYHVCSTPVQVQCRAVLYPGLSITQVGQSVICNKDVGLICNNSRQELQQECFDYEIKFECCGCPTPSSPSPTTTSTTTATTTTTPPATTTTPSTTTETTPTTQPTTTATPSTTTETTPTTQPTTTATPSTTTVTTPTTQPTTTATPSTTTETTPTTQPTTTTTPSTTTETTPTTQPNTTTAPSTTTETTPTTQPSTPTAPSTTTETTPTTQPTTTSTPSPTTEITTTIGPTPTSPCPGGHPMTCVWTEWINLGKPIPGPDGGEDESINKIISAGYHVCPMPVQVQCRAVLYPGLSMSQVGQAVTCNADVGLICNNSQQGLQPECFDYEIKFECCGCPLPSPSPSTLPTTVLSTTTKTTHKSHSPTTTLPLSVVTGRTSQPPRTPLICQCLHNGTDFLPGTIVYNETDHDGHCYIGYCNENCTVVPIHHECPTPPKECVNVYPPRKDGESWRESNCSVGTCENGKVTYNQTQCPNQKPVVCANNYPAIEVNNDDGCCSHYECQCNCYGWGDPHYVTFDGTYYGFQGNCSYWLVKEIIPRYNFSVMIDNYYCGALDGLSCPQSITVFYNSYKIFITQKNINGIFTNQISVNDKRVSPAYQNSDFRITTTGIDTVLVIPKIHAKVTFSGLIFSIYLPYSEFGNNTWGQCGTCDNNRTDDCMLPSGKIDPSCPNMAHEWHANNSYCEPPVHPTPTPVPIPCDTSICDIIKSSLFEACHRLIDYSPFLTACEFDVCHLHINHIGCSSLQTYADACAEAGVCIDWRSATKGLCEYKCPSPKVYQACGPLVEPTCESWYNSKFIYAVNEFSAMLNLTLEGCYCPNGTTLLSSSSNECMPTCEICRMPNGKWTKANTTWTEGCDVCVCEEDTLQVICRPMSCPTQPALTCDQEGQVKVNDTVGCCQQEKCECDVRQCPGSVPSCPIGFTLNATMGVCCFNYTCVKKDVCVYDNREYQVGELVPMNPCDKCSCTDQPDASSQLHKIECQPIPCDTHCPVGYEYQVVSNNCCGKCVQTSCVVTLSNSTHTLKPGTIWTPPGNPCVKFECVQIINQFITVEAKTMCPPFNLDECIPGTDIIAPDGCCRTCIPKGQPCNVSTTVMYLESQGCQSQERVNITSCRGACGTFTFYSNKMKSLQHTCSCCQELATSERQIQLFCPDNTELTYAYTHIEACGCLKTDCSVPGQSQKTATSPSIKSRR; the protein is encoded by the exons ATGAACATGAGAGAAGTGAAACTTggaatcag AGTCATCCTACCAGTCAGTCAAGCAGGAGTGCTCATTGAGAAAACTCCCACCTACATCAAGATCAAAGCAAAGCTGGGATTGTTTGCTATCTGGAACGAGGAGGACTCATTTCTG GTGGAGCTAGACCAGAAGTACAAGAACCAAACCTGTGGTCTTTGTGGTGACTTCAATGGGGTCCAGCTCCACAATGAATTCTACAGCCATG GTATGAAAATATCCCCCATGGATTTTGCTAACTTCTGGAAAATGGATGGACCAACTGAGAGCTGCTCTGACTACACACTGGAATCAACACAAAGCTGTGATAACTTG AAACCTCTCTGTGAGCAGATCCTTACAGGACCAGCTTTCAACAGCTGTCACAGTCTGCTGGACGTTGCCTCCTTCACTTCTGCTTGTGTTGCGGACCTCTGCCACTGCGGCAATGGCATAGATAAACACGCAGACCCCTTCTGCCTATGCAACACTGTGTCTGAGTTCTCTAGACAATGTGTCCATGCTGGTGGCAAGCCCAACAACTGGCGGACCGAAGAGCTTTGCT GGAAATCATGTCCTGACAAAATGGAGTACAAAGAGTGTGGGAGCCCCTGTGCTGATACCTGCTCCAACCCAGAGGCCAGTCACACCTGTGACAATCACTGTATCGATGGATGCTTCTGCCCCACAG GCACGGTGCTGGATGATTTAAAAGGAAGTGGTTGTGTCCCACTGAGCCAGTGCTCTTGCAGCTACAATAACCAGATCTATGGACCTGGAGAATCTTACTCCAGTAACTGCAAAAAATG TATGTGTGAGAGTGGCGAGTGGACGTGTACAGAAGAGAACTGTCCAGGAACATGTTCTGTGGAGGGAGGAGCTCACGTCAACACATTTGATGGAAAAGTCTACACCTTCCATGGGGACTGCTCCTACGTTCTGGCTAAG GATTGCAGTGGAGCCGGGTTTATGGTGCATGGAGAACTAGTGCAGTGTGGACTGACTGAGAGTGAAACCTGCCTCAAGTCCGTTACTTTGGGTTTGTCTGGAGGAGCTAAC GTGATTACTGTCCAGCCCAATGGCAAGGTTTTTGTGAATGGCATCTATGCTCAGTTACCCTTTTCTGCCG CTGGGATCTCCGCCTTCAGAGCATCCTCTTTTTTCCTGCTTGTCCAGACATCAGTTGGTCTTTTGCTGGAGGTGCAGCTCAAGCCAGTAATGCAGCTCTATGTCACAGTGACCGCTGACTACCTGGGCAAGACCTGTG gtctgtgtgggAATTTCAACAATAACCAGGCTGATGACTTTCTGAAGCTCAGTGGTGTTCCAGATGCCACAGCAGCTGGTTTTGTCAACAGCTGGAAGACTCAAGCTGGTTGCCCCAATATTAACAGCAACTTTGAGGACCCCTGCAGTCTCAGTCTGGATAATG AGAAGTACGCCCAGCACTGGTGCTCCATGCTCAGTGATCCTCAGGGAGTGTTTGCCCCCTGTCACTCAGAGATCAGCCCTGACTCTTACAAAGAG AACTGCATCTATGACAGCTGTAACTGTGAGAAAAGTGAGGACTGCATGTGTGCTGCAGTCTCCTCTTATGTCCATGCATGTGCAGCTGTAGGGATCCAGCTCAGCGGTTGGAGGACGACTATCTGTG GGAAATATGCCAGCTCCTGCCCCAGCAGCATGCTCTACTCCTACAACATCACATCCAGCAGTCGCACCTGCCGCTGCATTGGCACCACAGACCTCAGCTGTCACTTCACCTTCCCGCCCATTGATGGCTGTATCTGTGCAGAGGGAACTTATCTGGATGAGTCTGGGAAATGTGTTCTACCTGAGACCTGTCCCTGCTATGACAAAGGCTCAGTGGTACCTCCTGGACAGGTTGTCAACAAGGAAGGGGTCATGTG cACCTGTAAGGAGGGCAAACTCAGATGCATTGGAGAGTTTGTTGTACAGCCAT TAATATTGTGTCTTTTCTCAACAGCATGTGCTCCTCCCATGGTTTACTTCAACTGCTCTGCTAATGGTCCAGCTGCTAAAGGGACTGAGTGTGAGAAGAGCTGCAACACGTTAGACATGGCCTGT ATGACCACAGGGTGTGTTTCTGGCTGTTTGTGTCCATCTGGAATGGTATCTGATGGTAATGGAGGCTGCATCAAGCCAGAGGCCTGTTCTTGTGATCACAACGGCATCTCCTACCAGCCTGGAGAGACCACTAAGGTGGACTGCAACACTTG CACTTGTAAAGACAGGCAGTGGCAGTGCACTAACAACCAGTGTGATGGAACTTGCTCTGTCTATGGGGATGGACACTACATGACTTTTGATCAGAAGCGCTTCAATTTTGATGGCAACTGTGAATATATTCTCACTCAG GACTACTGTGGTAGTGCTCAGACCAATGGATCCTTCAGAGTGATTACTGAGAATGTGCCATGTGGAACCACAGGAACCACCTGCTCCAAGACCATCAAGATCTTCCTTGGG aGTGCAGAACTGATTCTATCAGAGGGAAGCTACCAGCTGCTTTCAAGTGGAGATGAAGAAACAGTTCCATTCCGTTACAGCACTATGGGCATCTACCTGGTAATTGAAGCCAACAATGGACTCATTTTCATGTGGGACAGGAGGACCAGTTTGTCTATCAAGCTCAGCCAAAAATATAAG GGTCATGTGTGTGGGCTGTGTGGCAACTATGACGGCAATTCAAATAATGACTTCACTACAAGGTGCCATGCTGTGGTAGTCAACCCACTGGTTTTTGGAAACAGCTGGAAGGATTCGCCAAGCTGCCCTGATGCTCAGGGTAACACCAGCCCCTGCACAGCAAACCCATACAGACAGTCATGGGCCCAGAAACAGTGCAGCATTATACAGAGTGATGTCTTTTCTGCCTGCCACTCAGTT GTGGATCCTTCTCCGTACTatgatgcatgtgtgtttgactCATGTGCATGTGACAGTGGTGGAGACTGTGAATGTTTCTGCACTGCTGTGGCTGCTTATGCTGACTCCTGTAATCAAGCTGGCATCTGTATACGATGGAGAACCCCCAAGATCTGCC CTCTCTTCTGTGATTACTACAATCCCCCTGGTGAATGTGAGTGGCACTACATGCCATGTGGATCCCCTTGTATGAAAACCTGCAGGAATCCATCAGGCAACTGCTCTACACAGATACCCCCTCTTGAAG GTTGCTATCCAAAATGTCCTCCTGCTCAGCCATACTTTGATGAGGATACAATGAAATGTGTTGTAAAAGAACAATGTGGCTGCTACGATCAAGAAGGGAGACACTACAATAGTGGTGACACAGTACCAACAACCAAAAACTGTTTTACATG TACATGCAGTTCATCGACCATCCAATGCCATTATGATGACCAAG ACTGTAATTGCACATATCGTGGAAACGAATATCCTCCTGGCTATACCATCTACAACACAACAGATGGACATGGTAACTGTATCACAGCAGTGTGTGGGAAAAATGGTACCATTGACAAGAGGTCATACCCATGCCCAGtaccaacaccaacaacacatATGCCAACTGCAACCAGTCCGACAACCACCTTTGtttttacaacaacaaaag TCCCATGTAATGCCTGTCAGTGGTCACCATGGTATGACACCAGCTTCCCAACACTTGGAACTCCAGGAGGAGACAATGAAACATTTGCAAACATTAGAGAAGCAGGGCACAATATATGTGACAACCCAAGCCAGATCCAGTGTAGAGCTGAGAAATTTCCTAATGTCACCATTGAAGATGTGGGACAAGTGGTGCAGTGTAACCTGGCTAAGGGGCTGACATGCAGAAATGAAGACCAATCAGGACCACTGGCCTTGTGCTTTAACTACCAA CCAAGCACAACCACTACACcttctaccacaactgaaacaacaccaacaacccagccaaacacaaccactgcaccttctaccacaactgaaacaactgCTACAACTCAGCCTCCTACAACTTCACCTTGTCCTGGGGGACATACCATGACATGTGGTTGGACAGAATGGATCAATCTGGGGAAGCCCACACTAGGCCCTGATGGTGGAGAAGATGAATCCATCAATAAAATAATCTCTGCTGGTTATCATGTTTGCTCAACTCCAGTCCAAGTCCAGTGTAGAGCAGTTCTTTACCCAGGTCTTTCCATTACACAGGTGGGACAATCTGTGATTTGCAATAAAGACGTGGGTCTCATATGCAACAACAGTCGACAAGAACTTCAGCAAGAATGCTTCGATTATGAGATCAAGTTCGAATGCTGTGGGTGTCCAacaccttcttctccttctcctacTACTACTAGTACAACAACTgctacaacaactacaactcCACCAGCGACAACCACTACACcttctaccacaactgaaacaacaccaacaactcagccaaccacaacagctacaccttctaccacaactgaaacaacaccaacaactcagCCAACCACTACACcttctaccacaactgaaacaacaccaacaacccagccaaacacaaccactgcaccttctaccacaactgaaacaactgCTACAACTCAGCCTCCTACAACTTCACCTTGTCCTGGGGGACATACCATGACATGTGGTTGGACAGAATGGATCAATCTGGGGAAGCCCACACTAGGCCCTGATGGTGGAGAAGATGAATCCATCAATAAAATAATCTCTGCTGGTTATCATGTTTGCTCAACTCCAGTCCAAGTCCAGTGTAGAGCAGTTCTTTACCCAGGTCTTTCCATTGCACAGGTGGGACAATCTGTGATTTGCAATAAAGACGTGGGTCTCCTATGCAACAACAGTCGACAAGAGCTTCAGCAAGAATGCTTTGATTATGAGATCAAGTTCGAATGCTGTGGGTGTCCAacaccttcttctccttctcctacTACTACTAGTACAACAACTgctacaacaactacaactcCGCCAGCGACAACCACTACACcttctaccacaactgaaacaacaccaacaactcagccaaccacaacagctacaccttctaccacaactgaaacaacaccaacaactcagCCAACCACAACCACTACACcttctaccacaactgaaacaacaccaacaacccagccaaacacaaccactgcaccttctaccacaactgaaacaactgCTACAACTCAGCCTCCTACAACTTCACCTTGTCCTGGGGGACATACCATGACATGTGGTTGGACAGAATGGATCAATCTGGGGAAGCCCACACTAGGCCCTGATGGTGGAGAAGATGAATCCATCAATAAAATAATCTCTGCTGGTTATCATGTTTGCTCAACTCCAGTCCAAGTCCAGTGTAGAGCAGTTCTTTACCCAGGTCTTTCCATTACACAGGTGGGACAATCTGTGATTTGCAATAAAGACGTGGGTCTCATATGCAACAACAGTCGACAAGAACTTCAGCAAGAATGCTTTGATTATGAGATCAAGTTTGAATGCTGTGGGTGTCCAacaccttcttctccttctcctacTACTACTAGTACAACAACTgctacaacaactacaactacgCCAGCGACAACCACTACACcttctaccacaactgaaacaacaccaacaactcagccaaccacaacagctacaccttctaccacaactgaaacaacaccaacaactcagCCAACCACAACCACTACACCTTCTACCgcaactgaaacaacaccaacaacccagccaaacacaaccactgcaccttctaccacaactgaaacaactgCTACAACTCAGCCTCCCACAACTTCACCTTGTCCTGGGGGACATACCATGACATGTGGTTGGACAGAATGGATCAATCTGGGGAAGCCCACACTAGGCCCTGATGGTGGAGAAGATGAATCCATCAATAAAATAATCTCTGCTGGTTATCATGTTTGCTCAACTCCAGTCCAAGTCCAGTGTAGAGCAGTTCTTTACCCAGGTCTTTCCATTACACAGGTGGGACAATCTGTGATTTGCAATAAAGACGTGGGTCTCATATGCAACAACAGTCGACAAGAACTTCAGCAAGAATGCTTTGATTATGAGATCAAGTTCGAATGCTGTGGGTGTCCAacaccttcttctccttctcctacTACTACTAGTACAACAACTgctacaacaactacaactcCGCCAGCGACAACCACTACACcttctaccacaactgaaacaacaccaacaactcagccaaccacaacagctacaccttctaccacaactgaaacaacaccaacaactcagccaaccacaacagctacaccttctaccacaactgtaacaacaccaacaactcagccaaccacaacagctacaccttctaccacaactgaaacaacaccaacaactcagCCAACCACAACCACTACACcttctaccacaactgaaacaacaccaacaacccagccaaacacaaccactgcaccttctaccacaactgaaacaacaccaacaacccAGCCATCCACACCCACTGCACcttctaccacaactgaaacaacaccaacaactcagCCAACCACAACCAGTACACCTTCTCCCACAACTGAAATAACTACTACAATTGGGCCAACCCCAACTTCACCTTGCCCTGGAGGACATCCCATGACATGTGTTTGGACAGAATGGATCAATCTGGGGAAGCCCATACCAGGCCCTGATGGTGGAGAAGATGAATCCATCAATAAGATCATCTCTGCTGGTTACCATGTTTGCCCAATGCCAGTCCAAGTCCAGTGTAGAGCTGTTCTCTATCCAGGTCTTTCAATGTCACAGGTTGGACAAGCTGTGACTTGCAATGCAGATGTGGGTCTCATATGCAACAACAGTCAACAAGGGCTTCAGCCAGAATGTTTTGATTATGAGATCAAATTTGAATGCTGTGGTTGTCCACtgccttctccttctccttctacATTACCCACCACAGTACTTTCtaccacaacaaaaacaacacacaaaagtCACTCACCTACCACTACCCTTCCACTAAGTGTTGTTACAGGGAGGACCTCTCAACCGCCTAGAACCCCCCTTATTTGCCAATGCCTTCACAATGGTACAGATTTCCTCCCAG GCACAATAGTCTACAATGAGACGGACCATGATGGCCACTGTTACATAGGGTACTGCAATGAGAACTGTACAGTAGTGCCCATTCATCATGAGTGTCCTACACCACCAAAAGAGTGTGTCAATGTATATCCTCCAAGAAAG GATGGTGAAAGCTGGAGGGAGAGTAACTGTAGTGTAGGAACATGTGAAAATGGCAAAGTGACCTACAACCAGACACAATGTCCAAATCAGAAGCCTGTAGTGTGTGCAAACAACTACCCTGCTATTGAAGTGAACAATGATGATGGATGCTGCTCTCACTATGAATGTCAAT GTAACTGCTATGGTTGGGGAGACCCCCATTATGTCACCTTCGATGGAACCTACTATGGTTTTCAAGGCAACTGTTCCTACTGGCTGGTGAAAGAGATAATCCCCAGATACAACTTCAGTGTTATGATCGATAACTACTACTGTGGTGCACTTGATGGCCTGTCATGTCCACAGTCCATCACTGTCTTCTACAATAGCTACAAGATCTTTATTACCCAAAAGAATATTAATGGCATTTTCACAAACCAG ATTTCTGTGAATGACAAGCGCGTAAGTCCTGCTTATCAGAATAGTGACTTCCGTATAACCACTACTGGTATTGATACAGTGCTCGTCATCCCTAAAATCCACGCCAAGGTCACCTTCTCTGGGCTCATATTCAGTATCTACCTGCCATATAGTGAATTTGGCAATAACACCTGGGGACAATGTG GCACATGTGACAACAATCGGACAGATGACTGCATGTTGCCAAGTGGCAAAATTGATCCTTCCTGTCCTAATATGGCACACGAGTGGCATGCAAACAACAGTTACTGTGAACCTCCAGTTCACCCCACACCAACACCTGTGCCTATCCCCTGCGATACATccatctgtgacatcatcaaaagCAG TTTGTTTGAAGCTTGCCACAGGCTCATTGACTACAGTCCATTTCTTACGGCGTGTGAGTTTGACGTTTGCCACCTGCACATTAATCACATTGGCTGCTCCAGTTTACAAACCTATGCTGATGCCTGTGCTGAGGCCGGAGTGTGTATTGACTGGAGGAGTGCCACCAAAGGACTCTGTG AGTATAAATGTCCAAGTCCAAAAGTTTATCAGGCCTGTGGCCCTCTGGTGGAGCCTACCTGTGAATCCTG GTACAACAGTAAATTCATCTATGCTGTCAATGAGTTCAGTGCCATGTTGAATCTGACACTGGAGGGTTGCTACTGCCCAAATGGCACCACTCTCCTCTCTTCAAGCTCAAACGAATGTATGCCCACCTGTG AAATTTGTCGCATGCCAAATGGAAAATGGACAAAG GCCAATACAACATGGACAGAAGGCTgtgatgtatgtgtatgtgaggAGGACACACTGCAGGTAATCTGCCGTCCCATGTCCTGTCCAACACAGCCAGCCCTCACCTGTGACCAGGAAGGTCAGGTCAAGGTCAATGACACTGTTGGCTGCTGTCAACAGGAGAAATGTG